Below is a window of Rhizobium tumorigenes DNA.
GGAGCTCGAGCGCCGCGACTTGCGCCACCGCGGCAAGGCCTTCGATACGATCAATTTCGAGATAGGGCTTGCGATCGCCCGATACGGTGACGAGATCAAGTAGGTTCGATGTGCTTTGCATTGCATGCCTCTGGAAGAACTGCTCGCCGTCGATGCCGTCGGGCGCCCGGATTATCGAGCATGGCCGACCGGCAATGTGGTCCATCATCCACGGGCCCACTGCCTCCAGATACTGGGCAAGATCCAGCTTGGTGACCGGCTCGCCGTCGCCGGCGTCAGGCCACATGGCCTTGTCCGAATGGGAGATCGCCACGCCCATAACCGACGCCCGGGCTGCTGCGCCCCGGCGGGTTGCGTGGACTTTCTCTTCCGGATGCGGCACCTCGACCTTTACAGGCGATGCAGGCTTTTCGGCCTCGACCTCGGATGCGGGCTTGTCGTCGCGCAGGCCCTTGAACGCCGCCTGGCGCACCTGCCCGTCATTCGTCCAGCCAGCAAATTCGATCTCGGCAACGAGCTCCGGCTTTGCCCAGACAATGCTCGCATCCTTGCGCGGGGCACCGATGCCGGTGAATGGCGATTTATCCGCCTTGACGGCTTCCAGTCTTGGTTCGAGCGTCTTGAGTTTCGCCTCGCCATATCCGGTGCCGACGCGGCCGACATAGACGAAATGATCGCCCCTGTAGACGCCAACCAGAAGCGAGCGAAACCTGCCGTTGGTCGTTGCCCATCCGCCAACCACCACCTCGTGGCCGGCGCGGCATTTCGACTTCGACCACGACGGGCTACGGCCGGAATGGTAGGGAGCGTCGAGCTTCTTCGAGATGATGCCTTCGAGGGAAAGCTGGCAGGCAGAGCGCAGGACCGCGTCGCCACCAGTGTCGAAATGCTCGACAAACCGGATGCGGGCATCGGGCTTTGCATCGTCCAAAATCTTCTGCAGGCGGGTCTTGCGCTTTGACAGAGGTTGGTCTCGCATGTCCTCCCCGCCATCGAACAGCAGATCGAAGGCGAAGAACACGAGATCCTCTGTCTTTCCCTCCGAGAGGGCTGCCTGCAGTGCGGCGAAGTCCGGCGCGCCGTGGCTGTCGAGTGCAGCGATTTCGCCGTCGATAATGCCGTCGGGCAGAGCCTCAGCAGCGCGGGCAATCGCGCTGAATTTATCTGTCCAGTCGAGGCCCTTGCGGGTCTTCAGGCTGACGCTACCGTCCACTATCCGCATCTGGATGCGGTAACCATCGAACTTGATTTCGTGTACCCAGCCCTCACCAGACGGGGGCCGCGCGCCCGTGTCACAAAGCTGGGGCGGTATGAAATCCGGCATTGCGGAGCTGCTTTCCTCTGCGCCGGTTTTGCCCTTGCCCTTGCCCTTGGCTGACTTGCCCTTCGGCTCTTTTGCGGCGCGTTCTTCTGCAGCCAGCCCCTCTCTGCTGTCCCAGACAGCACTGGCAGACGGGGCGGCCTCGGCCAGCATGAAAGGCTTGGGGGCCTTTCCGTTGCCTGCGGCAATTGTCTCCATCGAGCGGCCGGATGCGACAGAGCTATCCTCCTCGAGAATTTTCTCGCCGCCGGTATCCACGGCATAGTCGTCATGATGCTTGATCAGCAGCCAGTTGGTTCGCTTGCCGCCGTTCCGGTCATTCTTCATGCGCACAAGCACAAAGCTGCCATGCAGCTTTTCGCCTTCGAGACTGAATTTGAAATCGCCGTCTTCAAGCGCCTTTTCCGGCGTCTTGCTGCCTTCCAGCTCCCAGTATCCGCGATCCCACAGCAGCACAGTGCCGCCGCCATACTGGCCTTTCGGGATTGTGCCTTCGAAGTCGCCGTAGTCGAGCGGATGATCCTCCACTTCGACGGCGAGCCGCTTATCGCTGGGATCGAGAGACGGACCCTTGGTGACTGCCCAGGACTTGAAGACGCCGTCGAGTTCCAGGCGCAGGTCATAGTGAAGCCGCGTCGCGTCGTGCTTGTGGATAACGAACCGTCTTCTGTTCGATTCGGCAATTTCTGTTTCGCCGCTCGGCTCCTGCGTTTTTTTGAAATCCCGCTTGGCGCGATAGGTCTTGAGATTTTCGTCGCCGACCATGGGTGTCTCCAGAGTTCCGTCATTGACACAACGCAAGCGCGTGGTCTTTGTTCTATGCCCGGATGCAATTTCGCCACCCGCGTCGCAGTCTGACGCGAGGGCGACGAGAGGATTGCGGGCTGATCAGCGGTGGCGGTCGACGCCGTGGACGATCAGCGCCAGGAAATAGCCCATGCCGGCTGCAGTCAGCACGCTGAGGACCGGGTGCAGCCTGACGGTCTCATCCACCAACGCTTCGACGGCGTTTGCGTTGGACTTGAGCCTGGTGCGCGCCGCATCTGTCATGTTGGCTATGTCGATCGAAAGGCTGGCGACCTCATCCTTGAGGGCGGCAACTTGTTCGGCGACGGCATCGGAAAAGTCGGCCTTCGGCTGCGCCAAAGCTTCATCGACAAGCGGTGCGTCGGAGGGCTCGATGATGCCAAGCGGCAGAGGTGGTTTCGGCGTGAATTCTTCGGCCATGATGTGCTCCTGAGGTTGGAAAGCAGCAACCAGTCAGGATTGGATATGTTCCCGCGATCAGGGGGCGATGGCCTCCGCGCGCTAGCCGGTTGGCGCGTGGTAGCGTGCAGCTTTCAACTGCCACCGCAAACTACGAGGTAGCAGAAGCCGCGGCAAATCGACTGCTGGATTAGGATCAGGACTTCGGCTTGTGCTCGGCTTCGATAGCCGCGTCATGATACCAGCTGCCGCCATAGGCAGCGTCGGCGAACGCGCCTTCGGAAAAACGGTTGAGCTTTCGGTCGAGCAAGACGACAGTTGCTTCTGCGCCAAGGTCTCGTCGGACGTTACGGCTGACGATGGGAAACTGGTAAATCGTTGCGGTTTCTGCGTGTGTGTTTGCCATTGATGTCTATCTTTCGTTTCCCCGTGGAGATCGCTACTCCCGGCATTCTCAATGTAACATGTCTGCCTGCCATTTGCTCGAAATGATTAAAAAGAAATCATTATGTTGAATATGTAGGCAATTCGCAGCTTTCCGCAAGGGAAATCGTGGTGATTTTGTGGCGTAAATTTACGCTGACAGATCATTGCCAAGCCTGTGACGGCCAAGGCTGCACGGTAAGCGAACCGGAAGATGCGCTTACCTTGCGGAAAAGGCAGCTGATGTCGCCACCAGCGCGGTGCACTGGCCCGTTGAATATGTGAATCTTAGCATATTCTGGTTAAAGAAGTGTGCGAAGCCGCCGAGATATGGTGTTGAGAGGGGGTGGGCGCCGAAACTGGCATAGCAAATGCATGTGTCTTGGCAAACGTGGACAGCCTAGATCCGGGGCCGCCCACTCCGACAGACTTTACTGACCTTAGCTTCGTAAACCTATGAGAGGTTCGCCATGACGAAATATAAACTCGAGTACATCTGGCTCGACGGTTGCACGCCGGTTCCCAATCTGCGCGGCAAGACCCAGATCAAGGAATTCGACGCATTCCCAACTCTCGAGGAACTGCCTCTCTGGGGTTTCGACGGATCGTCGACGATGCAGGCCGAAGGCCGCAGCTCCGATTGCGTGCTGAAGCCAGTTGCTGTTTTCCCTGACAGCGAGCGCATGAACGGCGTTCTCGTCATGTGCGAAGTCATGATGCCGGACGGCGTTACGCCGCACTCCTCCAACGCGCGCGCAACCATCCTCGACGATGCCGGCGCCTGGTTCGGCTTCGAGCAGGAATACTTCTTCTACGAGAACGGCCGTCCGCTGGGCTTCCCGGAAGCTGGCTATCCTGCTCCGCAGGGCCCTTACTACACGGGCGTCGGCTACTCGAACGTCGGCAGCATCGCGCGCCAGATCGTCGAAGAGCACCTCGACATCTGCCTCGCAGCTGGCATCAACCATGAAGGCATCAATGCCGAAGTGGCCAAGGGCCAGTGGGAATTCCAGATCTTCGGCAAGGGCTCCAAGCGCGCCGCCGACGAAATGTGGATGGCCCGCTACCTGCTGCAGCGCCTGACTGAAAAGTACGGCGTCGATATCGAATACCACTGCAAGCCGCTCGGCGACACAGACTGGAACGGTTCGGGCATGCACGCCAACTTCTCGACCGCTTATATGCGCGAAGTCGGCGGCAAGGCCTATTTCGAAGCCCTGATGGCCGCTTTCGACAAGAACCTGATGGACCACATCAATGTCTACGGTCCTGACAACGACAAGCGCCTGACCGGCAAGCACGAAACTGCTCCGTGGAACAAGTTCTCCTACGGCGTTGCCGACCGTGGTGCATCGATCCGCGTGCCGCACTCGTTCATCAAGAACGACTACAAGGGCTATCTGGAAGATCGCCGCCCGAACTCGCAGGGCGACCCCTACCAGATCGCTTCGCAGATCCTGAAGACCATTGCGGAAGTCCCGACCGAAGGCAGCGTCTCCGCCGCCGCATAAGGTTACTTAATTCGTACTCGATGGGCCGCCTCCTGACAGGGTCGCGGCCCATTTTTTTGTCTGTTGTCGGTACAAGACCAGCAGCGCCGAGCGGTAAAGGCCTGTGAGAGGATCGGTCATCGCCGCGTGCGGAGATCCTGTTCGGTGAGCGACAGCACGATATTCGGCTTCTGGAGCCGCACTGTTCTCCGAGCCGGCAAACGCAAATGCAAGCGCCTGCCGGTGGTGTCATCGATATAGACGAGCAGGGCGCATTTTCACAGATGCTCGCTCATTTCCGGAAACGTGTCGATAAAGTGGCAAGGAAAGCCATCACCATGTCACTCACTTCCGCGCCGCGATAAATCTTTCCATCGTGTCAAACGAAAAGGCGGAGATCGGCAGGTCGGTGCGGCCATCGATAGCGAGGTCTGCGAGTATTTCGCCGATGACGCTGGTGAACTTGAAGCCGTGGCCGGAACAAGGCGAGGCGACGACGATGCGCGGATTGCCGGGCATCAGGTCGATCAGAAAATCCTCGCTCGGCAGCATTGTATAACGGCAGGTGATGGCGTTGACGCGCATCCCGTTCGCAGCCGGCAGGCGCCTGGCGATGAAGGCGTCGAGGAGCGCCATATCGGCGTCGTTCACCGGTGGATTGGGCTCGTTCGGATCGATCGGCTCGCGGAAATGCGCATGGCGGCCGATCTTGACCCCGTCGACGCCGATGGCGGGAAAGCCGAAATAGGAGCCGTCGTCGCCCTCGTCGCGTATGAAGGCGGGCATGCGCTGCGGCTGGGTCACGAAGCCGTCGCGCGGCTGGTACCAGGCGACCACCTGCCGGATCGGCACGGCGTGTTCCTTCAACTGCGGCACGAGCTCCGAAATCCACGACCCGGTGGCGACGATCACCTTGTTTGCGCGGTACTTGCCCACGGCAGACGTAATGGTCACACCGGCGTCGTCAGGCTCGATGCCGGTGATCTTCTCGCCGAAATGCAGCACGGCACCGTCTTCGGCGGCGAGCCTTATATAGCCCGTGACGGCCGCTTCCGGGCGGATATAGCCTCCCTGAGGATCGAGCAGGGCGATCTCGCCGGCATCCAGTGAGAACACCGGAAACCGCGCCTTCATCGCCGCCCGGTCCAACTCTTCGATGGTAAGATCGTGCAATTTGCAGGAGGCGCGCGTGCCTGTCACGATGGTGCTGTCGGGCGCGCCGATCTGCAGGACGCCAGTGATCGTCAGCACCTCGCTGCGCAGCCGCGCTTCCAGCGCCCGCCAGTTGGCATAGGCCCGCTGCAGCAGCGGCACATAGGACGGGTCCTCGAAATAGCCGAGCCGGATAAGCCGGCTGTCGCCATGGGAAGAGCCCAGCGTATGGGCTGGATAGAAGGCATCGATGCCGATGGCTTTCACGCCGCGGGCGGCAAGATGCGACAGGGCCCCGCTGCCCATGGCACCGAGACCGATGACGGCGACGTCGAATTGCGGTGTCATGGCTACATTCCCGATTTCAGTAAGGCGGCGGTGGCATGTCGCGGATCATTGATTTGATCGCCTCGATGTCGCCGCCAAGCGGACGGTCGTCGGCATAATGCGCGACGCGGCTGCGGACAAGCCGGTAAATCGTCTCTGTGCCATCGGCGCGCGCTGCCGCCTTAGCCAGGAAGTCATGTGCCTGTGCGGCGGCCATCAGTTCAATCGCAAGGATGTACTCGGCGTTGTCGAGCACTGCGAGCAGCTTGTTGGCGGCGGCGGTCGGGTGGGCGAGAAAATCCTCCTGCAACGCCGATGTCAGGCCGCCATCGGTACTGGCGGGAGCAGCCAGCCGACGGTTTTCGTTGGCGAGCGCTGCGGCACTGTACTGGGCGATCATCAGGCCGGAATGGCTGCCTGCGTCGCTGGCGAGGAACGGCGGCAGGCCGCTCACCAGTGGATTGACCAGCCGGTCCATCCGGCGTTCGCTCATCGCAGCGATCTGCGCCAACGCAATCGCGAGGCCGTCCGCCGCCTGGCCGAGTGCCGGCGACACGGCATGGGCCTCCGAGGAGACGACGGGATGGTCCGGCGTGCCGTAGACGGCGGGATTGTCGGTGACGGAGGCCAGTTCCTGGTCGACCACGCGGGCGGAATTTTCGAAGACATCGCGGGCTGCGCCATGGGCATGCGGGATGGCACGCAGGCTGAGGGCATCCTGCGTGCGTTTGCCGAGCGCTGCCGCAATCAGACCGCTGCCGGCGAGCCGCCGCCGTAACGATGCGCCTACTTTCTGGACGCCATCCGAAACCTTGAGGGCGAGCACGGTCTCGTCGAAAGCTGCCATCTGTCCGCCGGCTGCCTCGAACGTCAGGGCGGCGATGGCATCGGCCCAGTCGAGAAGATTGGCTGCACGCGCCAGTGCCACGCAGGAAAGCCCGGTGGCGCAGGCCGTGCCGTTGACAAGGCTGAGACCCTCCTTGGCACCCAGCACCAGCGGGGCAAGGCCGATTGCTGCAAGCGCCTGGCGACCGGTCATAGGCTGTCCGGCAACATGGGCCGCACCCTCGCCGATCAGCACCAGTGCCGTGTGGGCATTGTGGGTGAGGTAGCCTGCCGATCCCTTGCAGGGGACGTCTGGAATGCAGTCCTTGTCGAGAAACGTCCGGAGGTGGTCGACGATCTCGCGGCGCACACCGGAATAGCCGTGGGAAAAATTGGCGATCTGGGCGGCGATGATCGCCCTGACTTCGCGCCGGGCCAGAAGCGGTCCGACGCCGCAGGCATGGCTGAGGATGATGTTGCGTGACAGCTTGCTTTGCGATGCGAGGTCGACCACCGTATCCGACAGGGCGCCGACGCCGGTGTTGATGCCGTAGGCCCGCTTGCCCGTTTCGACGATGCGGGCAACGATGCGGCTGGCATTGTCGATGCGCGCCCAGACTTCGGGGGCGAGCGACAGGTCTTCGCCGCCTGCGATGGCCGCGACGTCGCGCCAGCCGAGCTTTGATTCAAGAGTGACG
It encodes the following:
- the ligD gene encoding DNA ligase D: MVGDENLKTYRAKRDFKKTQEPSGETEIAESNRRRFVIHKHDATRLHYDLRLELDGVFKSWAVTKGPSLDPSDKRLAVEVEDHPLDYGDFEGTIPKGQYGGGTVLLWDRGYWELEGSKTPEKALEDGDFKFSLEGEKLHGSFVLVRMKNDRNGGKRTNWLLIKHHDDYAVDTGGEKILEEDSSVASGRSMETIAAGNGKAPKPFMLAEAAPSASAVWDSREGLAAEERAAKEPKGKSAKGKGKGKTGAEESSSAMPDFIPPQLCDTGARPPSGEGWVHEIKFDGYRIQMRIVDGSVSLKTRKGLDWTDKFSAIARAAEALPDGIIDGEIAALDSHGAPDFAALQAALSEGKTEDLVFFAFDLLFDGGEDMRDQPLSKRKTRLQKILDDAKPDARIRFVEHFDTGGDAVLRSACQLSLEGIISKKLDAPYHSGRSPSWSKSKCRAGHEVVVGGWATTNGRFRSLLVGVYRGDHFVYVGRVGTGYGEAKLKTLEPRLEAVKADKSPFTGIGAPRKDASIVWAKPELVAEIEFAGWTNDGQVRQAAFKGLRDDKPASEVEAEKPASPVKVEVPHPEEKVHATRRGAAARASVMGVAISHSDKAMWPDAGDGEPVTKLDLAQYLEAVGPWMMDHIAGRPCSIIRAPDGIDGEQFFQRHAMQSTSNLLDLVTVSGDRKPYLEIDRIEGLAAVAQVAALELHPWNCLPKKPEVPGRLVFDLDPGPDVPFSTVVEAARELRDRLEELGLVSFCKTTGGKGLHVVTPLSEGKTALTWPEAKTFAHDLCLQMAHDAPDRYVVNMAKKLRNGRIFLDYLRNDRMATAVAPLSTRARPGATVSMPILWSQVKSDLDPKRFTIRTVPALLKKSSAWEDYDDGARPLAPAVKRLAKSRADAA
- a CDS encoding DUF2735 domain-containing protein — translated: MANTHAETATIYQFPIVSRNVRRDLGAEATVVLLDRKLNRFSEGAFADAAYGGSWYHDAAIEAEHKPKS
- a CDS encoding glutamine synthetase beta-grasp domain-containing protein, with the protein product MTKYKLEYIWLDGCTPVPNLRGKTQIKEFDAFPTLEELPLWGFDGSSTMQAEGRSSDCVLKPVAVFPDSERMNGVLVMCEVMMPDGVTPHSSNARATILDDAGAWFGFEQEYFFYENGRPLGFPEAGYPAPQGPYYTGVGYSNVGSIARQIVEEHLDICLAAGINHEGINAEVAKGQWEFQIFGKGSKRAADEMWMARYLLQRLTEKYGVDIEYHCKPLGDTDWNGSGMHANFSTAYMREVGGKAYFEALMAAFDKNLMDHINVYGPDNDKRLTGKHETAPWNKFSYGVADRGASIRVPHSFIKNDYKGYLEDRRPNSQGDPYQIASQILKTIAEVPTEGSVSAAA
- the solA gene encoding N-methyl-L-tryptophan oxidase, whose product is MTPQFDVAVIGLGAMGSGALSHLAARGVKAIGIDAFYPAHTLGSSHGDSRLIRLGYFEDPSYVPLLQRAYANWRALEARLRSEVLTITGVLQIGAPDSTIVTGTRASCKLHDLTIEELDRAAMKARFPVFSLDAGEIALLDPQGGYIRPEAAVTGYIRLAAEDGAVLHFGEKITGIEPDDAGVTITSAVGKYRANKVIVATGSWISELVPQLKEHAVPIRQVVAWYQPRDGFVTQPQRMPAFIRDEGDDGSYFGFPAIGVDGVKIGRHAHFREPIDPNEPNPPVNDADMALLDAFIARRLPAANGMRVNAITCRYTMLPSEDFLIDLMPGNPRIVVASPCSGHGFKFTSVIGEILADLAIDGRTDLPISAFSFDTMERFIAARK
- a CDS encoding HAL/PAL/TAL family ammonia-lyase, which translates into the protein MTVTLESKLGWRDVAAIAGGEDLSLAPEVWARIDNASRIVARIVETGKRAYGINTGVGALSDTVVDLASQSKLSRNIILSHACGVGPLLARREVRAIIAAQIANFSHGYSGVRREIVDHLRTFLDKDCIPDVPCKGSAGYLTHNAHTALVLIGEGAAHVAGQPMTGRQALAAIGLAPLVLGAKEGLSLVNGTACATGLSCVALARAANLLDWADAIAALTFEAAGGQMAAFDETVLALKVSDGVQKVGASLRRRLAGSGLIAAALGKRTQDALSLRAIPHAHGAARDVFENSARVVDQELASVTDNPAVYGTPDHPVVSSEAHAVSPALGQAADGLAIALAQIAAMSERRMDRLVNPLVSGLPPFLASDAGSHSGLMIAQYSAAALANENRRLAAPASTDGGLTSALQEDFLAHPTAAANKLLAVLDNAEYILAIELMAAAQAHDFLAKAAARADGTETIYRLVRSRVAHYADDRPLGGDIEAIKSMIRDMPPPPY